In the genome of Coleofasciculus sp. FACHB-1120, one region contains:
- a CDS encoding glycosyltransferase family 4 protein, producing the protein MKILVLTWEFPPRIVGGIARHVGELYPELIKLGHEVHLLTVEFGHAPLYEVVDGVHVHRVPVGYGYDFFHWVVNLNQSMGIHGGKLMMEDGPFDLIHAHDWLVGDAAIALKHNFKVPLITTIHATEFGRYNGIYNDDHRYISGKEKLLAYNSWRIIVCTNYMRQEGERALETPWDKMDVIYNGIRPEKKPRWHEFDALNFRRQFADDREKIVYYVGRMSYEKGVSVLLNAAPKVLWEMGGNVKFVIIGGGNTDPLKQQAWNLGIWDDCYFTGFMSDADLDKFQTVADCAVFPSLYEPFGIVALESFAARVPVVVSDTGGLPEVVQHTKTGVVTQTNNWDSLAWGILEVLKNPGYAQWLVDNAYEDLERRFSWSKIAKQTEAVYQRVVQERSHIHWP; encoded by the coding sequence ATGAAGATTTTAGTCTTGACTTGGGAATTTCCGCCGCGCATTGTCGGGGGAATTGCCCGCCATGTAGGGGAGTTATATCCAGAACTGATAAAACTGGGGCATGAAGTCCACTTGCTGACAGTGGAATTTGGTCACGCGCCGCTGTACGAGGTGGTAGATGGTGTCCACGTGCATCGGGTGCCAGTCGGTTACGGTTATGACTTCTTTCACTGGGTCGTGAATTTGAACCAGAGCATGGGGATTCACGGCGGTAAGCTGATGATGGAAGATGGCCCATTTGATTTGATCCATGCCCACGATTGGCTGGTGGGAGATGCCGCGATCGCTCTCAAGCACAATTTTAAAGTGCCGCTGATTACGACGATTCACGCCACCGAATTTGGTCGTTACAACGGCATCTACAACGACGACCACCGCTACATTAGCGGCAAAGAAAAACTTCTCGCCTATAACTCTTGGCGGATTATTGTTTGTACCAACTATATGCGCCAAGAAGGAGAACGAGCGCTAGAAACTCCTTGGGACAAAATGGATGTGATTTACAATGGCATCCGACCGGAAAAGAAACCGCGTTGGCACGAGTTTGATGCGTTGAACTTCCGTCGCCAGTTTGCCGATGATCGGGAGAAAATTGTCTACTATGTGGGTCGAATGTCCTACGAAAAAGGCGTTTCCGTGTTGTTGAATGCTGCCCCGAAAGTCCTTTGGGAAATGGGGGGCAATGTCAAATTTGTGATTATTGGCGGCGGCAATACTGACCCCCTGAAGCAGCAAGCTTGGAATTTAGGCATTTGGGACGACTGCTATTTCACGGGCTTTATGTCGGATGCCGACCTAGATAAATTCCAAACGGTTGCCGACTGCGCTGTATTTCCCAGCCTCTACGAACCTTTTGGCATTGTTGCCTTAGAAAGCTTTGCCGCCCGCGTGCCCGTTGTAGTATCAGACACAGGGGGCTTACCAGAAGTCGTGCAACACACGAAGACTGGGGTTGTTACCCAGACGAACAACTGGGATTCTCTTGCCTGGGGCATCTTAGAAGTGCTAAAAAATCCGGGTTACGCCCAGTGGCTTGTTGACAACGCTTATGAAGATTTAGAGCGTCGGTTCAGCTGGTCGAAGATAGCCAAACAAACTGAAGCAGTTTATCAAAGAGTCGTGCAAGAGCGATCGCATATTCACTGGCCTTAA
- a CDS encoding metallophosphoesterase, with protein sequence MRILAIGDIHGCSIAFDTLLAAVKLQPEDQLVTLGDYVDRGPDSKGIINRLIALHDTGQLVALLGNHEVMMLKAHTSSKEMHRWVYCGGGDKTLDSYSPDSNEYDLSNIPHIHWDFVKNACVKWHEIDTHFFVHANAYPDLPLSEQPEFMLFWERFNNPAPHFSGKTMICGHTSQRSGVPVNLGHAICIDTWVYGEGWLTCLDVTSGRVWQANQAGQLRMAGIDEFSR encoded by the coding sequence GTGCGAATTCTTGCCATTGGCGACATTCACGGCTGTTCGATAGCGTTTGATACGCTGCTTGCCGCCGTGAAGTTGCAGCCAGAGGATCAATTAGTCACTCTGGGCGACTATGTAGATCGCGGGCCAGATTCCAAAGGGATAATTAACCGGCTGATTGCACTGCATGACACCGGACAACTGGTGGCTTTACTCGGCAATCACGAAGTGATGATGCTGAAAGCTCATACTAGCAGCAAAGAAATGCACAGATGGGTGTACTGCGGGGGAGGTGACAAGACCTTAGATTCATACTCGCCAGATAGCAATGAGTATGACCTGTCAAATATCCCCCATATCCATTGGGATTTTGTAAAAAATGCGTGCGTGAAATGGCACGAAATAGACACTCACTTTTTTGTACACGCCAACGCCTATCCTGACCTGCCTCTATCTGAACAACCTGAGTTTATGTTGTTCTGGGAACGGTTTAACAACCCTGCGCCCCACTTTTCCGGTAAAACGATGATTTGTGGACATACCAGTCAAAGAAGTGGCGTGCCGGTCAATCTCGGTCACGCTATCTGTATCGATACCTGGGTTTATGGTGAAGGTTGGCTGACTTGCCTAGATGTGACAAGCGGTAGAGTCTGGCAGGCAAATCAAGCGGGTCAGCTGCGGATGGCTGGAATTGATGAATTTTCGCGATAG
- a CDS encoding TIGR03960 family B12-binding radical SAM protein, with protein sequence MAIAVEKLLTAEIQKPARYLGNELGAVHKPWEAAAVRWVLTYPEIYEVGASNLGHIILYNILNAQLGQLCDRAYLPAPDLAAKLRETQTPLFAVESRRSLTDFDILGFSLSYELGATNILEMLDLAGIPLTWRERLTSTDAGESEDFLWNYPLIFAGGQTATSNPEPYADFFDFLALGDGEEVLPEIGWVVEKAKKAHLSREQLLLNLAQVPGVYVPQFYDMAEDGSVHPNRPDVPQRILRRVAAPLPAYSIGLVPYVETVHDRLTIEVRRGCTRGCRFCQPGMLTRPARDVEPQEVVEAIEKGMRATGYNEFSLLSLSCSDYLSLPAVGMEIKNRLKDENISLSLPSQRVDRFDEDIANILGGTRQSGLTFAPEAGTQRMRDIINKGLTNAELLRGVKTAYEQGWEKIKLYFMIGLPGETDVDVIGIAETLRWLHQECRTEGRKRLHFNLTISNFTPKPHTPFQWHSVSTTEFQQKQKLLRDEFRGMRGVKVNFTDVRLSAMEDFIGRGDRRLASVLRRAWELGAGMDAWFDSVERAFAAWGEAIAESGLTWKYRLVENGEWNWMENRNQQLPIDDSHSPIPNPQFDAPLPWDHIDTGIDKNWLITDLKRALEAAIVPDCSFEGCSHCGICGTDFGHNIVIKPLPIPEFAGHFTPNTDRVQRLRVWLGKLGDMALVSHLDLVRLFDRAVRRAALPVAFTGGFHPSPRISPASALSLGSTSEGEIVDFELTQAMDVATFQEKLAAQLPSDMPVYRVAEVDLKAPSATQLLEKAEYLITVAAVESALPEEWEGWVEAIKASESILIEQTTKSGKKKQTNLRDRLFELEVNKARRRPSVSAVEREESGELREEKSSVVLRYLGSCQNDGTVLKPEHIVFMLEQVTGREFQMLHAHRRQLLLKD encoded by the coding sequence GTGGCGATCGCAGTCGAGAAACTACTTACAGCAGAGATACAGAAACCAGCTCGTTATTTAGGAAACGAGCTAGGAGCCGTCCACAAACCTTGGGAAGCGGCGGCGGTACGCTGGGTTCTGACATACCCAGAAATCTATGAAGTGGGTGCATCGAATCTTGGGCATATTATTCTCTACAACATATTGAATGCTCAGTTGGGGCAACTGTGCGATCGCGCATATTTACCAGCCCCAGATTTAGCGGCGAAACTCCGAGAAACACAGACGCCCCTATTTGCCGTGGAGTCGCGGCGAAGTCTTACAGATTTTGACATTTTGGGCTTTAGTCTCAGCTACGAGCTAGGAGCCACCAATATCCTGGAAATGCTTGATTTGGCCGGGATTCCTCTGACGTGGCGAGAAAGGCTCACCAGCACAGACGCAGGGGAAAGTGAAGATTTTCTCTGGAATTATCCCCTGATTTTTGCTGGGGGACAGACCGCAACCTCGAATCCCGAACCTTACGCAGACTTTTTCGATTTCTTGGCTCTGGGAGATGGCGAGGAAGTGCTACCAGAAATTGGCTGGGTAGTGGAAAAAGCCAAAAAAGCTCACCTCAGTCGAGAACAACTATTGCTGAATTTGGCACAAGTACCCGGCGTATATGTGCCACAGTTCTACGACATGGCAGAAGATGGCTCAGTCCATCCCAATCGCCCGGATGTACCCCAGCGGATTTTACGGCGAGTTGCTGCCCCCTTGCCAGCTTATTCCATCGGGCTAGTGCCTTATGTGGAGACAGTCCACGACCGACTGACCATTGAAGTGCGGCGCGGCTGTACTCGCGGTTGCCGCTTCTGCCAGCCAGGAATGCTGACTCGTCCGGCGCGGGATGTGGAACCGCAGGAAGTCGTAGAGGCAATTGAAAAGGGAATGCGGGCGACGGGATATAACGAGTTTTCCCTACTCTCCTTGAGTTGTTCGGATTACCTATCTCTACCGGCGGTGGGGATGGAAATCAAAAATCGCCTCAAAGATGAAAATATTTCCCTCTCTTTACCCAGTCAACGGGTAGACCGATTTGATGAAGATATTGCCAATATTCTCGGCGGGACGCGGCAAAGTGGACTGACTTTCGCGCCGGAAGCTGGAACCCAGCGAATGCGGGACATTATCAATAAGGGGTTGACGAACGCAGAATTGCTGCGGGGAGTGAAAACCGCCTACGAGCAGGGTTGGGAAAAAATTAAGCTGTATTTTATGATTGGTCTGCCTGGAGAGACGGATGTAGATGTGATCGGCATTGCCGAAACTCTCCGTTGGCTACACCAAGAATGTCGCACAGAAGGCAGAAAGCGTCTGCATTTCAACCTGACGATTTCTAACTTTACGCCGAAGCCTCACACGCCTTTTCAGTGGCACTCTGTCTCTACAACTGAGTTTCAACAGAAGCAGAAACTTCTCCGCGACGAGTTTCGCGGGATGAGGGGGGTGAAGGTAAACTTCACCGATGTGAGACTTTCGGCGATGGAAGATTTTATTGGACGGGGCGATAGGCGTCTGGCATCAGTGCTGCGTCGCGCTTGGGAACTGGGTGCGGGGATGGATGCCTGGTTTGATAGTGTGGAACGGGCTTTTGCTGCTTGGGGAGAAGCGATCGCAGAATCTGGCTTAACCTGGAAATATCGCCTTGTCGAGAATGGCGAATGGAACTGGATGGAGAATCGGAATCAACAGCTACCCATTGATGATTCCCACTCCCCAATTCCCAATCCCCAATTCGATGCGCCGTTGCCTTGGGATCATATTGATACGGGAATTGATAAGAACTGGCTAATCACTGACCTGAAACGGGCTTTAGAAGCTGCGATAGTGCCGGATTGTTCCTTTGAAGGCTGTTCTCACTGTGGCATTTGCGGAACTGACTTTGGGCACAATATTGTCATCAAGCCGCTGCCGATTCCAGAATTTGCCGGACACTTCACGCCGAATACAGATAGGGTGCAGCGGTTGCGGGTTTGGTTGGGGAAGCTGGGCGATATGGCGCTGGTAAGTCATCTAGATTTGGTGCGCCTGTTTGACCGTGCTGTGCGTCGGGCGGCATTGCCAGTTGCTTTTACGGGCGGGTTTCATCCCAGTCCCCGCATTTCTCCAGCGAGTGCGCTGTCACTGGGATCAACCAGTGAAGGTGAAATTGTGGACTTTGAGCTAACCCAGGCGATGGATGTGGCGACGTTCCAGGAGAAGTTAGCTGCCCAGTTGCCGTCTGATATGCCCGTTTACCGGGTGGCAGAAGTTGATTTGAAGGCTCCTTCGGCGACTCAGTTGTTGGAAAAAGCGGAGTATTTGATTACGGTAGCAGCGGTTGAGTCGGCTTTACCAGAGGAGTGGGAAGGCTGGGTAGAGGCGATTAAAGCCAGTGAGAGCATTTTAATTGAGCAAACGACGAAGTCTGGGAAGAAGAAACAGACAAATCTGCGCGATCGCTTGTTTGAATTGGAAGTTAACAAAGCCCGAAGACGCCCTAGCGTTAGCGCTGTAGAACGCGAAGAAAGCGGGGAACTGCGGGAGGAAAAGTCTTCTGTTGTTCTGCGCTATTTAGGCAGTTGCCAAAACGATGGAACTGTGCTGAAACCGGAGCATATCGTCTTCATGCTAGAGCAAGTGACGGGGCGCGAGTTTCAGATGTTGCATGCTCACCGCCGTCAGCTGCTCCTGAAGGATTGA